A stretch of Brassica napus cultivar Da-Ae chromosome C6, Da-Ae, whole genome shotgun sequence DNA encodes these proteins:
- the LOC106395946 gene encoding putative F-box/FBD/LRR-repeat protein At5g44950 yields the protein MAQTFVSFISSLLKMQQDYDLPHPRQNRLNDTSRQAMRTRINVILQRRVTPGTSSKILQMSLSIYTDYLESKLMNSANSVEEYSNPRDLEVRIHYLEKEVKEQWYRLRDMRFSDRLSALPDTLITQILLYLPTKDSIKTNFLSKRFKDLWLQVPGLELHSHEPAAIKNFIATFLQINRGSRLQRFKITYNGRNVCLHGTSEFIAGVINRGVQQLDVGSGTLKRPLTNDLVPVNIYKSNTLVSLKLANVGMQDPPEFGVSLPCLKTMHLEDIITKDPLIVEKLISGCPVLEDLTVFRVFDDNVPVLRVRSLSLKRFCVKFSRARTIHGKEYAVEVDAPGLKYMNFRDDLSDKVVVKNPSSLFKVDIDTQFGTSTLQVKKAIICDFLKGIPSVRHMIISQPTLEVLYSCMKHGPFTKFCNLTRLEASFCTVLLQTLPYFLQGCPKLKHLTLHLLYLKDSEPANLELTVVPQCLLCTLECVEVKEVATVEKAGNKRARYIKRTKVSKHKKKIWTELVRYILENSLVLKKLVLCFSSVTNSVLEISEALPTFTIRSPGCEIFNHLTSL from the exons ATGGCTCAAACTTTCGTATCGTTTATTTCATCCCTGCTCAAAATGCAGCAGGACTATGATCTTCCTCATCCTCGGCAGAATCGTCTCAATGACACATCACGTCAAGCTATGCGAACAAGAAT TAATGTTATCTTACAACGGAGAGTAACTCCGGGGACGTCTAGTAAAATACTCCAAATGTCTCTTTCTATATACACAGACTATCTAGAGTCTAAACTGATGAACTCGGCCAACTCAGTG GAGGAGTACTCGAATCCACGTGATCTTGAAGTTCGCATACATTATCTTGAGAAGGAAGTTAAAGAACAATGGTACCGTCTCCGTGATATGAGATTTTCAGATAGACTCAGCGCGCTTCCTGACACTTTGATAACTCAGATACTCTTATACCTTCCTACCAAAGATTCCATCAAGACAAACTTTTTATCGAAGAGATTTAAAGATCTATGGCTTCAGGTCCCAGGACTTGAGTTGCACTCCCATGAACCCGCCGCCATCAAGAACTTCATCGCCACGTTTCTCCAGATCAACCGTGGCTCGCGTCTGCAGAGGTTCAAGATAACGTACAACGGACGCAATGTTTGTCTCCATGGGACCAGTGAGTTCATCGCCGGAGTGATTAACCGTGGAGTTCAACAACTAGACGTTGGCAGTGGCACACTCAAGCGTCCTCTCACCAACGATCTCGTACCTGTTAACATTTACAAGAGCAACACTTTGGTTTCTCTCAAGCTTGCAAACGTGGGAATGCAGGATCCTCCTGAGTTTGGTGTTTCTCTGCCTTGTCTCAAGACCATGCATCTCGAAGACATTATCACCAAGGATCCTTTGATCGTAGAGAAGCTCATCTCTGGCTGTCCTGTTCTTGAAGATCTGACGGTGTTTAGGGTTTTTGATGACAATGTACCTGTTCTGCGTGTGAGATCTCTCAGTCTGAAGAGGTTTTGTGTGAAATTTAGTCGTGCCAGAACAATTCATGGTAAAGAGTATGCTGTTGAGGTTGATGCTCCGGGGCTCAAGTATATGAACTTCAGAGATGATTTATCTGATAAAGTTGTGGTGAAGAATCCGAGTTCCTTGTTCAAGGTCGACATTGATACACAGTTCGGTACTAGTACCTTGCAGGTCAAGAAAGCTATTATCTGTGATTTTCTAAAAGGGATACCTAGTGTTAGACATATGATCATCTCTCAGCCTACACTCGAG GTCCTTTATTCTTGCATGAAACATGGACCGTTCACCAAATTTTGCAACTTAACTCGTTTAGAGGCTTCGTTCTGCACCGTCTTATTACAAACTTTGCCTTATTTTCTTCAAGGTTGCCCGAAGCTGAAACACCTCACATTG CACTTGCTTTATTTGAAGGACTCAGAACCAGCGAATCTTGAGCTTACCGTTGTGCCACAATGCTTACTATGTACGCTTGAGTGTGTGGAGGTTAAAGAAGTGGCCACTGTGGAGAAAGCTGGGAACAAAAGAGCGAGGTACATCAAGAGAACCAAAGTAtcgaagcacaagaagaagatttGGACTGAACTAGTGAGGTATATTCTTGAGAACTCACTGGTCCTCAAGAAACTCGTTTTGTGTTTCTCTTCTGTGACCAACAGCGTCTTAGAGATCTCGGAGGCGCTTCCTACGTTCACAATACGTTCTCCCGGATGTGAAATCTTCAATCATCTGACATCTCTTTGA